One genomic window of Micrococcus flavus includes the following:
- a CDS encoding acyltransferase: protein MTRQDVFVAPGADVSDAARIGAGSKIWHLAQVREDARLGERTIVGRSAYIGTGVTMGDDCKVQNLALVYEPATLGRGVFIGPAVVLTNDTYPRAVNPDLSQKSASDWDAVGVDIGDGAAIGARSVCVAPVRIGAWALVAAGSVVTRDVPDFGLVAGVPARRIGWVGRTGRRLEEKDGAWVCPDTSETFIEVDGVLRPAEDQEDTRG from the coding sequence ATGACGCGGCAGGACGTGTTCGTCGCCCCCGGGGCGGACGTCTCGGACGCCGCCCGGATCGGGGCCGGCTCGAAGATCTGGCACCTCGCACAGGTGCGCGAGGACGCGCGGCTGGGGGAGCGGACCATCGTGGGGCGCTCGGCCTACATCGGCACCGGCGTGACGATGGGCGACGACTGCAAGGTCCAGAACCTCGCGCTCGTGTACGAGCCGGCCACGCTGGGCCGCGGCGTGTTCATCGGCCCCGCGGTGGTGCTGACCAACGACACCTACCCCCGCGCCGTCAACCCGGACCTGTCCCAGAAGTCCGCCTCGGACTGGGACGCGGTGGGCGTGGACATCGGCGACGGGGCCGCGATCGGCGCCCGTTCCGTGTGTGTGGCCCCCGTGCGCATCGGCGCGTGGGCACTCGTGGCCGCCGGGTCCGTGGTGACCCGCGACGTGCCGGACTTCGGTCTCGTGGCCGGGGTCCCCGCGCGTCGGATCGGCTGGGTGGGCCGGACCGGCCGCCGGCTCGAGGAGAAGGACGGAGCCTGGGTCTGCCCGGACACGTCCGAGACGTTCATCGAGGTCGACGGCGTGCTGCGCCCGGCCGAGGATCAGGAGGACACCCGTGGCTGA
- a CDS encoding glycosyltransferase family 4 protein has protein sequence MGAASPVPWRANLGVLAQTVAEHAVDDPVLLALQGSRRLPDRLSAPAARALAALGPVAGGVPAAVGLHMAGDARAAHDRLATASGPRSAPARADVLVHLAAFDDAAAVLEAVPPARRGAAWHAAAARLAHHTGDLDGAVRHARVHRRNRALAARMAGEREALIGDWPTLPREPGYLPRPGHVLHVLTNSLPHTRSGYAQRSHAILRAQADAGLHVSAVTRPGYPVQVGVPWARAVDVVDGITYRRLTPSRLAQGQAARVRQHADLLLELVRAERPALLHTTTHYVNAMAVRAVAEACGIPWVYEVRGRLADTWASTRGPAAAGSARHAAFTSREAEAARAADAVVTLGEGMRDALIAEGVDRERIVLAPNAVDARFEAEPPSRADARARLGLDPDAQYVGTVSSIVDYEGLDLLLRAVARLAPNHPRLRLRIAGDGVALPGLRVLAERLGIAGICDVPGRVAREDVLWHHAALDVFCVPRRDLAVTRTVTPMKSVEASAVGRPVVASDLPALAELVEDGVTGRLFRAEDLDALVEVLADLLARPAEADRLGRAGRDWALATRTWTGNAARYRDLYSSLGVTDA, from the coding sequence GTGGGTGCCGCGTCCCCCGTCCCGTGGCGGGCCAACCTCGGCGTGCTCGCCCAGACCGTGGCCGAGCACGCCGTGGACGACCCGGTGCTGCTGGCGCTGCAGGGATCCCGGCGTCTGCCGGACCGGCTGAGCGCCCCGGCTGCGCGGGCACTGGCGGCCCTGGGGCCCGTGGCCGGCGGCGTGCCGGCCGCCGTGGGACTGCACATGGCGGGGGACGCCCGGGCCGCCCATGACCGCCTCGCGACCGCGTCCGGCCCCCGGTCCGCGCCGGCACGCGCGGACGTGCTCGTGCACCTGGCGGCGTTCGACGACGCGGCCGCCGTCCTGGAGGCGGTCCCGCCGGCCCGCCGGGGCGCCGCCTGGCACGCCGCGGCCGCCCGTCTCGCGCACCACACCGGGGACCTCGACGGCGCCGTGCGTCACGCCCGCGTCCACCGCCGCAACCGCGCGCTGGCCGCCCGCATGGCAGGGGAGCGGGAGGCCCTGATCGGCGACTGGCCCACGCTGCCCCGCGAGCCCGGATACCTGCCCCGCCCCGGGCACGTGCTGCACGTGCTCACCAACTCCCTGCCCCACACCCGTTCGGGCTATGCCCAGCGCAGCCACGCGATCCTGCGCGCCCAGGCCGACGCCGGACTCCACGTGTCCGCCGTGACCCGCCCCGGCTACCCTGTGCAGGTGGGCGTGCCGTGGGCGCGGGCGGTCGACGTCGTGGACGGGATCACGTACCGACGCCTGACGCCGTCCCGTCTGGCCCAGGGCCAGGCGGCCCGGGTGCGCCAGCACGCGGACCTGCTGCTGGAGCTGGTGCGCGCGGAGCGGCCGGCGCTGCTGCACACCACCACGCACTACGTGAACGCGATGGCCGTGCGCGCGGTGGCCGAGGCCTGCGGCATCCCGTGGGTCTACGAGGTCCGCGGCCGGCTCGCCGACACGTGGGCCTCCACCCGGGGCCCGGCCGCGGCCGGGTCCGCGCGCCACGCCGCCTTCACGTCCCGGGAGGCCGAGGCCGCCCGCGCCGCGGACGCCGTCGTCACCCTGGGTGAGGGCATGCGGGACGCGCTGATCGCCGAGGGCGTGGACCGGGAGCGGATCGTGCTGGCCCCCAACGCAGTGGACGCCCGCTTCGAGGCGGAGCCGCCCTCCCGCGCGGACGCCCGAGCGCGCCTCGGTCTGGACCCGGACGCCCAGTATGTCGGCACCGTGTCCTCGATCGTCGACTACGAGGGCCTGGACCTGCTCCTGCGCGCCGTGGCCCGCCTCGCCCCGAACCACCCTCGGCTGCGCCTGCGGATCGCCGGCGACGGCGTCGCGCTCCCCGGCCTGCGCGTGCTCGCCGAGCGCCTGGGGATCGCCGGGATCTGCGACGTCCCCGGACGGGTGGCGCGCGAGGACGTCCTGTGGCACCACGCCGCGCTGGACGTGTTCTGCGTGCCGCGGCGGGACCTCGCCGTCACCCGCACGGTGACGCCCATGAAGTCCGTGGAGGCCTCCGCCGTCGGCCGTCCCGTGGTGGCCTCGGACCTGCCCGCGCTCGCGGAGCTGGTCGAGGACGGCGTCACGGGCCGCCTGTTCCGCGCCGAGGACCTCGACGCTCTCGTCGAGGTCCTGGCCGACCTGCTGGCCCGGCCGGCGGAGGCCGACCGCCTGGGCCGCGCCGGCCGGGACTGGGCCCTGGCCACCCGCACCTGGACCGGCAACGCCGCCCGATACCGCGACCTGTACTCGTCCCTGGGAGTGACCGATGCCTGA
- a CDS encoding DegT/DnrJ/EryC1/StrS family aminotransferase, producing the protein MAEFIPPAKPIIGDEERAAVDRVLRSGMVAQGPEVKAFEEEFGRVLVEGWDCVAVNSGTSGQHLGLLASGIGPGDEVIVPAFTFAATGNAVALTGATPVFADIDLDTYTLDPDDVRAKVTERTRGIMPVHLYGHPAPMDRLQEIADEYGLEIYEDAAQAHGARLHGRRVGTFGAWAMFSLYPTKNMTSGEGGMVSVKDPELGRRMRMLRNQGMKVQYQNELVGLNNRMTDIHAAIGRVQLTKVLDWTERRRQIAARFDAELRGVAVPVVAEGAEHVYHQYTVRLPETLAGARDAIRDRLKDEFGVGTGVYYPVPTNELPSFRIEADLPNTRTAAATVFSLPVHPSLTDEDVARVVEAVNTVVEEAAA; encoded by the coding sequence GTGGCTGAGTTCATCCCGCCCGCCAAGCCCATCATCGGCGACGAGGAACGCGCCGCCGTCGACCGCGTGCTCCGCTCGGGCATGGTCGCCCAGGGCCCGGAGGTCAAGGCCTTCGAGGAGGAGTTCGGCCGAGTCCTCGTGGAGGGCTGGGACTGCGTGGCCGTGAACTCCGGCACCTCGGGGCAGCACCTTGGGTTGCTGGCCTCCGGGATCGGCCCCGGGGACGAGGTGATCGTCCCCGCCTTCACCTTCGCCGCCACGGGCAACGCCGTCGCCCTGACCGGAGCGACCCCGGTGTTCGCGGACATCGACCTGGACACCTACACCCTGGACCCCGACGACGTGCGCGCCAAGGTCACCGAGCGCACCCGCGGCATCATGCCGGTGCACCTCTACGGGCACCCGGCGCCGATGGACCGGCTGCAGGAGATCGCCGACGAGTACGGCCTGGAGATCTACGAGGACGCCGCCCAGGCGCACGGCGCCCGGCTGCACGGCCGCCGCGTGGGCACGTTCGGGGCGTGGGCCATGTTCAGCCTCTACCCCACGAAGAACATGACCTCCGGCGAGGGCGGCATGGTGTCCGTCAAGGACCCGGAGCTCGGCCGGCGCATGCGCATGCTGCGCAACCAGGGCATGAAAGTGCAGTACCAGAACGAGCTGGTCGGCCTGAACAACCGCATGACGGACATCCACGCCGCCATCGGCCGGGTGCAGCTGACGAAGGTGCTGGACTGGACTGAGCGACGCCGGCAGATCGCCGCCCGCTTCGACGCCGAGCTGCGCGGAGTGGCCGTTCCCGTGGTGGCCGAGGGCGCCGAGCACGTGTACCACCAGTACACCGTGCGCCTGCCCGAAACCCTGGCCGGAGCGCGGGACGCGATCCGCGACCGCCTCAAGGACGAGTTCGGCGTGGGCACGGGCGTGTACTACCCGGTGCCCACCAATGAGCTGCCCTCGTTCCGGATCGAGGCGGATCTGCCGAACACGCGGACCGCCGCCGCCACCGTGTTCTCCCTCCCGGTGCACCCCTCCCTCACGGACGAGGATGTGGCCCGCGTGGTGGAGGCCGTGAACACCGTCGTCGAGGAGGCCGCGGCATGA
- a CDS encoding glycosyltransferase, with product MSTAFDPTPLDDQTAPDASAETGPPSSPRAGEGPVVLLYGDVDLNVLDGSAVWLGSMAETWVAAGAEVHVQLKAHERRDVLTAGLRALAGVTLHEARPEPGKDQMDRPRAVEVLEELAERVHPDVVMVRGIHLCAEAARRGAFPGRLWSYVTELGYPATSAAPVKLKTVREIAAASRVMLAQTEDARAVLEAFVPEAAGRTLVLTPMIPDALVSSAAQARAHGEAAAHSDAGRPLQLVYTGKFARDWRTDLMPALVPALAGHGVPAHLTMVGDKVHHEKADPTFNGRMHALMEAPDAGVTWTGGVPRAEALDRTARADVALSWRSPALDVSLEMSTKVLESCALGVPPVLNRTAAHERLLGADWPLFVDPHTDSVEGVARLLAQARPRLGALAERAVAAAAPYRVSARAEVLRGYLERVVPGAAPGAAPAARGAAGGRPLRVLVAGHDLKFAGELLDLLRAHPGVELRIDAWAGLHRHDESASREHVAWADVVLCEWAGPNAVWYARHKRAGQRLAVRLHMFELRGAWLRDLDLDAVDTLITVSDHYRDLTVAALGADPARVRVIPNAVSVADLSREPLAGAEFRLGLVGIVPLRKRLDRALDLLRTLRAEDDRFTLHVRGRMPWEYRHEWHKPLQREGYLDLFARLGAEDLHRSVAFEPFGADMGTWLRRMGWVLSPSSVESFHLAPAEGMAAGAIPVIWDRPGAAGVFGADLVHPDSEAAARWILELTQDAQRRLEWSERMRERVLAFDERSVARAWAEALGLG from the coding sequence ATGAGCACCGCATTCGACCCGACCCCCCTGGACGACCAGACGGCGCCGGACGCCTCGGCCGAGACGGGTCCGCCGTCCTCACCGCGTGCGGGGGAGGGCCCCGTGGTCCTCCTGTACGGGGACGTCGACCTGAACGTCCTGGACGGCTCCGCCGTGTGGCTGGGCTCGATGGCCGAGACCTGGGTGGCCGCCGGCGCCGAGGTCCACGTCCAGCTCAAGGCGCACGAGCGCCGCGACGTGCTGACCGCGGGCCTGCGTGCGCTCGCCGGGGTCACTCTGCACGAGGCCCGCCCTGAACCGGGGAAGGACCAGATGGACCGCCCCCGCGCCGTCGAGGTCCTCGAGGAGCTCGCCGAGCGGGTGCACCCGGACGTGGTGATGGTGCGCGGCATCCACCTGTGCGCCGAGGCCGCTCGACGCGGCGCGTTCCCGGGCCGGCTGTGGTCCTACGTCACCGAGCTCGGCTACCCGGCCACGTCCGCGGCCCCCGTCAAATTGAAGACCGTCCGCGAGATCGCCGCCGCGAGCCGTGTGATGCTCGCCCAGACCGAGGACGCCCGCGCCGTGCTGGAAGCCTTCGTGCCGGAGGCGGCCGGGCGCACGCTCGTGCTCACCCCGATGATCCCGGACGCGCTCGTCTCCTCCGCCGCCCAGGCCCGGGCCCACGGCGAGGCCGCCGCGCACTCCGACGCCGGCCGTCCCCTGCAGCTGGTCTACACCGGCAAGTTCGCCCGCGATTGGCGGACCGATCTGATGCCGGCCCTCGTGCCCGCCCTCGCGGGCCACGGCGTCCCCGCGCACCTGACGATGGTGGGGGACAAGGTCCACCATGAGAAGGCGGACCCCACGTTCAACGGACGCATGCACGCCCTCATGGAGGCTCCGGACGCCGGCGTGACCTGGACCGGCGGGGTGCCGCGGGCAGAGGCGCTGGACCGCACCGCCCGGGCCGATGTGGCCCTGAGCTGGCGGTCCCCGGCCCTGGACGTGAGCCTCGAGATGTCCACCAAGGTCCTGGAGTCCTGCGCCCTCGGCGTCCCCCCGGTGCTCAACCGCACCGCGGCGCACGAACGCCTGCTCGGGGCGGACTGGCCGCTGTTCGTGGACCCGCACACCGACTCCGTCGAGGGCGTGGCCCGGCTCCTGGCGCAGGCCCGGCCGCGCCTGGGCGCGCTCGCCGAGCGTGCCGTGGCCGCCGCCGCTCCGTACCGGGTCTCGGCCCGCGCTGAGGTGCTGCGAGGCTACCTCGAGCGCGTCGTGCCGGGTGCTGCGCCGGGCGCTGCTCCTGCGGCGCGAGGCGCGGCGGGGGGCCGCCCGCTGCGCGTGCTGGTGGCGGGTCACGACCTCAAGTTCGCCGGCGAGCTGCTCGACCTGCTCCGCGCGCATCCGGGCGTGGAGCTGAGGATCGACGCGTGGGCGGGTCTGCACCGGCATGACGAGTCCGCCTCCCGGGAGCACGTCGCGTGGGCGGACGTGGTGCTGTGCGAGTGGGCCGGACCCAACGCGGTGTGGTACGCCCGGCACAAGCGCGCGGGGCAGCGCCTCGCGGTCCGCCTCCACATGTTCGAGCTGCGCGGCGCATGGCTGCGGGATCTGGACCTGGACGCGGTGGACACCCTGATCACCGTGTCGGACCACTACCGGGACCTGACCGTGGCGGCTCTCGGTGCGGACCCGGCGCGCGTGCGGGTGATCCCCAACGCCGTCTCCGTGGCGGACCTGTCCCGCGAGCCGTTGGCGGGCGCGGAGTTCCGCCTGGGTCTGGTGGGGATCGTGCCCCTGCGCAAGCGCCTGGACCGTGCCCTGGACCTGCTGCGCACCCTGCGGGCGGAGGACGATCGGTTCACCCTGCACGTGCGCGGCCGCATGCCCTGGGAGTACCGGCACGAGTGGCACAAGCCCCTCCAGAGGGAGGGGTACCTGGACCTGTTCGCCCGGCTCGGGGCGGAGGACCTCCACCGGTCCGTGGCGTTCGAGCCGTTCGGCGCGGACATGGGCACGTGGCTGCGGCGCATGGGGTGGGTCCTCTCGCCCAGCTCCGTGGAGAGCTTCCACCTGGCCCCGGCCGAGGGGATGGCCGCCGGGGCGATCCCGGTGATCTGGGACCGGCCGGGCGCCGCCGGCGTGTTCGGGGCGGACCTCGTCCATCCGGACAGCGAGGCCGCCGCCCGGTGGATCCTGGAGTTGACCCAGGACGCTCAGCGGAGGCTGGAGTGGTCCGAGCGCATGCGCGAGCGCGTGCTCGCGTTCGACGAGCGCTCCGTGGCCCGCGCGTGGGCGGAGGCGCTCGGCCTGGGTTGA
- a CDS encoding glycosyltransferase, with protein sequence MTADPGTRRTGRAPRALLVTHSYRPDRTPPARRWAAVVAALRADGWEVDVVTPGGVRTVLGEDGERLRRTPALLPGEGGRNGRFAAAAIHAVLAVPRGLAAPRPDVVVATLPALPTIVAGRALALLLRRPLVVEMRDAWPDLAHEAGVHQGLLGTAMEAVVTGGQRAADVVVTVTEGFAETLRGRGMRRVVALANGVDVHRVPVAPPRDRAPGELRVLYLGNLGESQGLERLVAAAARLRRTHPGVRVRIVGGGTRQTALQALDARLDAGVEFLDAVPGSGVSEHYAWADTLVVCLRPDWASFRHTVPSKTYEVLASGRHVTGQVAGEAARILQDAGGADVVGPGSDDLAEHLAALAADPARTRVGQGGRAWVAAHGHLPALARRYAALLRSLVR encoded by the coding sequence GTGACGGCTGACCCAGGGACCCGACGGACCGGTCGCGCCCCCCGTGCGCTCCTGGTCACGCACTCGTACCGCCCCGACCGGACCCCGCCGGCGCGGCGCTGGGCCGCCGTGGTGGCCGCCCTGCGCGCGGACGGCTGGGAGGTGGACGTGGTCACCCCGGGCGGGGTGCGCACCGTGCTCGGCGAGGACGGGGAGCGGCTGCGCCGGACTCCCGCGCTGCTGCCCGGGGAGGGCGGCCGCAACGGCCGGTTCGCCGCCGCGGCGATCCACGCCGTCCTGGCCGTCCCGCGCGGCCTGGCGGCGCCTCGTCCGGACGTGGTGGTGGCCACCCTGCCCGCACTGCCCACCATCGTGGCCGGCCGCGCCCTGGCGCTGCTGCTCCGCCGCCCGCTCGTGGTGGAGATGCGGGACGCGTGGCCGGACCTGGCCCACGAGGCCGGGGTCCACCAGGGGCTGCTCGGCACCGCGATGGAGGCCGTGGTGACGGGCGGGCAGCGGGCGGCCGACGTCGTCGTGACGGTGACGGAGGGCTTCGCTGAGACCCTCCGCGGCCGGGGCATGCGCCGGGTCGTGGCGCTCGCCAACGGCGTGGACGTGCACCGGGTGCCCGTGGCCCCGCCGCGGGACCGCGCCCCCGGCGAGCTGCGCGTGCTGTACCTGGGCAACCTGGGGGAGAGCCAGGGCCTCGAGCGCCTCGTGGCGGCCGCGGCCCGACTGCGCCGCACCCATCCGGGGGTCCGCGTGCGGATCGTGGGCGGGGGCACCCGACAGACCGCCCTGCAGGCCCTCGACGCGCGGCTGGACGCCGGCGTGGAGTTCCTCGACGCCGTGCCGGGCTCGGGCGTGTCCGAGCACTACGCGTGGGCGGACACCCTCGTGGTGTGCCTGCGCCCGGACTGGGCGAGCTTCCGCCACACCGTCCCCTCGAAGACGTACGAGGTCCTGGCCTCGGGCCGGCACGTCACCGGACAGGTGGCCGGCGAGGCGGCGCGCATCCTCCAGGACGCGGGTGGGGCCGACGTCGTGGGCCCCGGGTCCGACGACCTCGCCGAGCACCTGGCGGCGCTGGCCGCCGACCCCGCCCGCACCCGGGTGGGCCAGGGGGGCCGGGCCTGGGTGGCCGCGCACGGCCATCTGCCTGCGCTCGCCCGACGGTACGCGGCGCTGCTGCGCTCCCTCGTGCGCTGA
- a CDS encoding nucleotide sugar dehydrogenase, with protein sequence MKIAVVALGKIGLPLAVQFASKGHEVVGVDVNAAVVDLVNAGTEPFPGEAHLQEKLSTAVSDGRLRATTEYGDAIPGADAVVLVVPLFVDDDARPDFGWMDGATAELAKHLTPGTLVSYETTLPVGTTRTRWKPMLEERSGLTEGEDFHLVFSPERVLTGRVFEDLRRYPKLIGGLSAAGAERAREFYEAVLDFDERPDLQRPNGVWDLGSAEASEMAKLAETTYRDVNIGLANEFARYAGANGIDIYQVIEASNSQPFSHIHRPGIAVGGHCIPVYPRLYLWNDPAADIVRTARAVNAGMPSYAVQLLAESHGDLAGQRVVVLGAAYRGGVKETAFSGVFATVQALTEAGADVAVHDPMYEDAELATLGFAPYHLGTEVDAAVIQSDHAEYRTLSPADLPGVRTLVDGRNITDARTWDGVTRRVIGLPHASTEA encoded by the coding sequence ATGAAGATCGCCGTCGTCGCCCTCGGGAAGATCGGCCTGCCGCTCGCGGTGCAGTTCGCGAGCAAGGGGCACGAGGTGGTGGGGGTGGATGTCAACGCCGCCGTCGTGGACCTCGTCAACGCGGGGACCGAGCCGTTCCCGGGCGAGGCCCACCTGCAGGAGAAGCTGTCCACGGCCGTGTCCGACGGCCGGCTGCGCGCCACCACCGAGTACGGGGACGCGATCCCGGGCGCCGACGCCGTGGTGCTCGTGGTCCCGCTGTTCGTGGACGATGACGCGCGTCCGGACTTCGGCTGGATGGACGGCGCCACGGCGGAGCTCGCGAAGCACCTGACCCCCGGGACGCTGGTCTCCTACGAGACCACCCTGCCCGTGGGCACCACCCGCACCCGCTGGAAGCCCATGCTGGAGGAGCGCTCGGGACTGACCGAGGGCGAGGACTTCCATCTCGTGTTCTCCCCGGAGCGCGTGCTGACCGGCCGGGTGTTCGAGGACCTGCGCCGGTACCCGAAGCTGATCGGCGGGCTCTCGGCCGCCGGCGCCGAGCGGGCGCGCGAGTTCTACGAGGCTGTCCTGGACTTCGATGAGCGTCCGGACCTGCAGCGCCCCAACGGCGTGTGGGACCTGGGCTCGGCCGAGGCCTCCGAGATGGCCAAGCTGGCCGAGACCACCTACCGCGACGTGAACATCGGCCTGGCCAACGAGTTCGCCCGCTACGCCGGCGCGAACGGGATCGACATCTACCAGGTGATCGAGGCCTCCAACTCCCAGCCGTTCAGCCACATCCACCGCCCGGGCATCGCGGTCGGCGGCCACTGCATCCCGGTCTACCCGCGCCTGTACCTGTGGAATGACCCGGCGGCGGACATCGTCCGCACGGCCCGCGCGGTCAACGCCGGCATGCCCTCCTACGCCGTCCAGCTGCTGGCCGAGTCCCACGGGGACCTCGCCGGCCAGCGCGTCGTGGTCCTCGGCGCCGCCTATCGCGGCGGGGTGAAGGAGACCGCCTTCTCCGGCGTGTTCGCCACCGTGCAGGCCCTGACCGAGGCGGGCGCCGACGTCGCCGTCCACGACCCGATGTACGAGGACGCCGAGCTGGCGACGCTGGGCTTCGCCCCGTACCACCTCGGCACGGAGGTGGACGCGGCGGTCATCCAGTCCGACCACGCCGAGTACCGCACGCTCTCCCCGGCGGACCTGCCGGGCGTGCGCACCCTCGTGGACGGGCGCAACATCACCGACGCGCGGACCTGGGACGGCGTGACCCGCCGTGTCATCGGCCTGCCGCACGCGAGCACCGAGGCTTGA
- the wecC gene encoding UDP-N-acetyl-D-mannosamine dehydrogenase — protein MSEISSVAVIGLGYIGLPTAAILAENGVRVHGVDVSDRTVDAVNAGRVPFVEPDLGEFVERAVGKGLLTASKETPKADAYIVAVPTPFKDDHAPDLSYIEAAARGLAPQLTGDELVILESTSPPGATEHMAEVIYGERPDLREAGLDFAHCPERVLPGRVMIELVTNDRIVGGSTPEAAARTERLYRTFCEGQILLTDCRTAEMAKLVENSFRDVNIAFANELSVICSEQGIDVWELIELANHHPRVNILQPGPGVGGHCIAVDPWFIVDAAPQTARLIRAAREINDAKPQWVINQVKAAAFDVQQQTGRAPVVAALGLAFKPNIDDLRESPALTIAHDLADQFSGSDVLVVEPHVEELPAKLAGNANVRLVTAEEAVERADIVLLLVDHDAFAHLGPAVQGKRVVDTRGQWRADAES, from the coding sequence ATGAGCGAGATCTCGAGCGTGGCCGTGATCGGCCTGGGCTACATCGGGCTGCCGACCGCGGCGATCCTGGCGGAGAACGGCGTGCGCGTCCACGGCGTGGACGTGTCGGACCGCACGGTGGACGCCGTCAACGCCGGCCGGGTGCCGTTCGTCGAGCCGGACCTCGGGGAGTTCGTGGAGCGCGCCGTGGGGAAGGGTCTGCTGACCGCGTCCAAGGAGACGCCGAAGGCCGACGCCTACATCGTGGCCGTGCCCACCCCGTTCAAGGACGACCACGCCCCGGACCTGTCCTACATCGAGGCCGCAGCGAGGGGCCTGGCCCCGCAGCTCACCGGCGATGAGCTCGTCATCCTCGAGTCCACCTCGCCCCCCGGCGCCACCGAGCACATGGCCGAGGTGATCTACGGCGAGCGCCCGGACCTGCGGGAGGCCGGCCTGGACTTCGCCCACTGCCCGGAGCGCGTGCTCCCGGGGCGCGTGATGATCGAGCTGGTGACGAACGACCGCATCGTCGGCGGCTCCACCCCCGAGGCCGCCGCGCGCACGGAGCGGCTCTACCGCACGTTCTGCGAGGGCCAGATCCTGCTCACCGACTGCCGCACCGCGGAGATGGCCAAGCTCGTGGAGAACTCCTTCCGGGACGTGAACATCGCGTTCGCCAACGAGCTGTCCGTGATCTGCTCCGAGCAGGGCATCGACGTGTGGGAGCTCATCGAGCTGGCCAACCACCATCCGCGCGTGAACATCCTCCAGCCCGGCCCGGGCGTGGGCGGCCACTGCATCGCCGTGGACCCGTGGTTCATCGTGGACGCCGCCCCGCAGACCGCGCGCCTGATCCGCGCCGCCCGTGAGATCAACGACGCCAAGCCGCAGTGGGTCATCAACCAGGTGAAGGCCGCCGCCTTCGACGTGCAGCAACAGACCGGCCGGGCCCCCGTGGTGGCCGCCCTGGGCCTGGCGTTCAAGCCGAACATCGACGACCTGCGCGAGTCCCCGGCCCTGACCATCGCCCACGACCTCGCGGACCAGTTCTCCGGCTCCGACGTGCTCGTGGTCGAGCCCCACGTCGAGGAGCTGCCGGCGAAGCTCGCGGGCAACGCCAACGTCCGCCTGGTCACGGCCGAGGAGGCGGTGGAGCGTGCGGACATCGTCCTGCTGCTGGTGGACCACGACGCCTTCGCCCACCTCGGCCCGGCGGTGCAGGGCAAGCGCGTGGTGGACACCCGCGGGCAGTGGCGCGCGGACGCGGAGTCCTGA
- a CDS encoding Gfo/Idh/MocA family protein, translated as MSLRTGLIGLGMMGRHHARVMRSIEGTELVAVADAMGDPHGAAGDLPLYDSVQGLIEHGMDAVVCAVPTGLHEEVGLALAEAGVHVMVEKPIAHSVEAGQRLVDAFAAAGLVGAVGHIERFNPALQQLRQRLQAGELGEVYQISTLRQGGFPARIADVGVVKDLGTHDIDLTAWLARSPYARVAAETLTASGRPHEDMVVATGRLESGVITHHAVNWLSPEKIRRTTVTGERGSLVADTVTADLVFHANGSVPTQWDQVASFRGVSEGDVIRYAFPKAEPLRTEHEAFRDAILGEGQDHVSLEEGLATLRVAEALIASGERGEYVEL; from the coding sequence ATGAGCCTGCGCACCGGACTGATCGGCCTGGGGATGATGGGCCGCCACCACGCGCGCGTGATGCGCTCGATCGAGGGCACCGAGCTGGTGGCCGTGGCGGACGCGATGGGCGACCCGCACGGCGCCGCCGGGGACCTCCCCCTGTACGACTCCGTGCAGGGCCTGATCGAGCACGGCATGGACGCCGTGGTGTGCGCCGTGCCCACCGGACTGCACGAGGAGGTCGGCCTGGCGCTGGCCGAGGCCGGCGTGCACGTGATGGTCGAGAAGCCCATCGCCCACTCGGTCGAGGCCGGCCAGCGCCTCGTGGACGCGTTCGCTGCGGCGGGCCTGGTGGGCGCCGTCGGCCACATCGAGCGCTTCAACCCGGCCCTGCAGCAGCTGCGCCAGCGCCTGCAGGCGGGCGAGCTCGGCGAGGTCTACCAGATCTCCACCCTCCGCCAGGGCGGGTTCCCGGCCCGGATCGCGGATGTGGGCGTGGTCAAGGACCTGGGCACGCACGACATCGACCTCACCGCGTGGCTAGCCCGCAGCCCCTACGCGCGCGTAGCCGCGGAGACCCTCACGGCCTCCGGCCGCCCGCACGAGGACATGGTGGTGGCCACCGGCCGGCTCGAGTCGGGCGTCATCACGCACCACGCCGTGAACTGGCTCTCCCCGGAGAAGATCCGCCGGACCACCGTCACCGGCGAGCGCGGCTCGCTCGTGGCGGACACCGTCACGGCGGACCTGGTGTTCCACGCCAACGGCTCCGTGCCCACGCAGTGGGACCAGGTGGCCAGCTTCCGCGGCGTGTCCGAGGGCGACGTGATCCGCTACGCCTTCCCGAAGGCGGAGCCCCTGCGCACCGAGCACGAGGCCTTCCGGGACGCGATCCTCGGCGAGGGCCAGGACCACGTCTCCCTCGAGGAGGGCCTGGCGACGCTGCGCGTGGCCGAGGCCCTGATCGCCTCGGGCGAGCGCGGGGAGTACGTGGAGCTGTGA